The following nucleotide sequence is from Rattus rattus isolate New Zealand chromosome 7, Rrattus_CSIRO_v1, whole genome shotgun sequence.
CAGGCAACAGACATCTCTCTTTCCGtagctctttttctctttgttggaGTGGATACTTGGTAGATCTAAACAATGTGTAAATGcctgtcctctcctttcctcccctcccctctccccctttcctcaccttcgctcccctcccctcccctcctctccttgtaTGGTTCCCTATTGCATCTTAGACACATTTCTTCCCAGTGTTGTCTTGTACTTTcctttctttggcttctttttaGTGGAAtgttggacattttttttctgaccttTTAACtgactttcttctttaaatttctttgcaGTTTGTTATTTATTGCAGAATTATTCAAAatacacagacatgaacacaAGCTAGGTGTCTACTTATGGATGAATACATAACATTTGGGGCCAGGTCTAGCTGTACGtacctataattccaacacttgaaAGGCTGAAGCAAGGAGCTTTTGACTTCAAGGATAGCTTTGGCGGCTACGCCATCAAGAGAGAGGTccgttttgtgtgtgttggggtgagggGCTGTAGGTACCTGTCCGTCAGCCCAGCACTTTGAAGGTACTGAAGGTAGAAGGCGCCCTCAGCTGAGATGAACTTGAAGCATCCTGATCTACATGTGACCCTGCCTTTAAAAGCAttcacaacaaaagcaaaagaacgGTTGTTATGTATAACATAACGAAATACTGTTCAGCCACACAATGGTGGACAGTCTAGCCGTTTTCAGCAACGTGAATAAACTTTGAGGTGGTTCTGTTAACCAAAACAAGTCCAAAAAAATACTCTGTAAATCCACTTTTTGTTGACCCTTTTAGAAAGTTAAACTCAGAAATACGAGGCAGGAGCTGGGCACAGTTGTGTGGGCCTGTAATTCCCGCAGcaggagagtgaggcaggaggactgtgaggaCAGCCAGCTGCATAGCAAGGCCCTGTGGTAAGCTCCCACCTCcgataaataaatggaaatggagggaagggaagggcagggaaaCCAGGGGAAGGAAGAGATAGACTACAATGTTAGTGACCCGCTGTGCCATGGAGGAATGGCAGGTGACAGGACAGGCCCAGGTTCAGAGCGAGTTATTGGGGACACAGTGCCAAATGGCGACTCTAAGACCATGTTACAGATCTAAGTGTCACTGTAGAAACCAAAGCCAAatcaaatcaacaaaaaaaaaaaaaaaaaaaaaaggcatctgtgccaggcctggtggcaggtGTGTCGCCCCAGCTGCTGCACAGGCTAAAGCAGGAAAATCCAAAGCtcaagagtgagttcaaggccagcctgtgtaaCTTGACAAAAGCCTGACCCCaaataaactggaaaagaagGTGTTCCAGCTCGCGGCAGAACACTTCTCTTACTGGCGTGGAGCCCTGAGTTTAACCCCTAGTAGACAGTAGGAGGGTAACTCTAAGAAACAGTGTACcagtatattaattttttaagtaaCTTGCTTGGGGAAATGATCTCACAAAATGCACATATATTAGCAGTGTGTGGTAGCCCAGGCCTGACCccccatcacttgggaggtagCAAGCGAACAATCGTGGTCATCCTCCATGAcacggccagcctgggctacatgagaccctattaCCATGATGTATATCTGTAAAACAgggcaaaaatgaaaacaagaaaacaggacgTTCTTCGGTCCCTTTCTTAACACATATGGTCATACTGCCAactccctttttttgtttttgttttccaatgtTTGTTATGAAATTTCCCCCACATGCTGGAAAGCAATAATATGTTGATGAATACTTACCTAACCTAACTTTAACAGttgttatattaatattttacagtTTCGCTGTGATGTATTTTTGTTAGTGTCTTTTGACTTACACAGACCATAACTTTTCACTTGTAAAGACTTCTTCTTACAAAAGTGAGAGTACTGGTGGTTGTGGCACTTGCCAGTGGGATGTGCTAAGAGTCCGCAGGCAGGTAAgatcatgggttcaaggccagcctaggttacgtGCTCTGCATTTTGCCAGGCTAGgcggtgcacgtctttaatcccagcactctggaggacaggcaggcagatctctgcatgtctgaagccagcttggtctacatagagaattctaggccaaccagggctgcatagagaccCTTGTGTCAtagaacaaaacagagcaaagcaaaacaaaacaaaaagcgaTTTCCTGTATAACCAAGATGCAATTAACAAAATCCAGTTTACCTTTATCCTGGAGGACAAGGTCAAGGAGGGTTTGCCATGATGGCTGAACTACTACCCAAGAGGCTTTtagaaaatttagaaacaaatgtCTAGGGTTAGGTTTGTGTCCAGTTCCCAACACTCAAATAgcagtttacaaccatctgtaagatcAGGacccagtgttttgttttgttttggtttggttttttctcTTTGGCCCTTCAGACGCCCAGGTACACAAGTGATgaacagatatacatgcagacagtattcccctacacataaaataaaataatttttttagaagTCTGTTTCAGTGGCTGGGAGTAGAGTgtgactcagttggtagaatgcttgcctaacgaGTTCAAAGCCCCTGACTTTAACCCCCTGCCTCGACCCGGCGTGGTGTTGTACACCTATGACCCCAGAtactcaggaggtaaagacaagagactcagaagtttaaggtcatccttgactacttAGCGAGTTCAAGGCCTGAGATACTTGAGATCTGATCTCAAATCCTGTTGATTAAAAAAAGCATGTATGCACACTAAGGAAGTCTGGAAGGACATAACCAAAATGCCGATAACACTTGATCTTGGGTGAGTGTTTGTAGAAGATCTCCCAGAAGTCAGTCACTAGACTGAGCATAAGCTCATATGTCGCAATCCCCCTGCTCACACTAGGGGTTTCCCCTTGCACTTGCATTGTGCTCCAGGGGCAGCAAGCCAGAGAGTACCATACTGCTAGCGGTAGTGGGTCCCTGCAGAGAGCTATCAACCCTGCAGCTTAATTTTCTCCCTTTAGAAAGTTGCCATTGGCTGGCCCTCCCTGACATCGTGGCAGGCCATTGGCTTGCCCTCCCTGACATCGTGGCAGGCCATTGGCTCGTCCTCCCTGACATCTTGGCAGACCATTGGCTCGTCCTCCCTGACAACGCGGCAGGGCTGCTTTTCAAAGGTGGTGTGAAATGGGAGGGTCTGGTATCCTCAAGAAAACCTGTTCTCTGTGTTCTCCCCTCTCACCCTTAGACCATCATCTGCGAACAGCATAAGCAGCAGTGCATCTTCAAACCACAGCGGCTACACTCCAGAGCCCCCTCTACCCCCAGCTGGAGGCGACCTTGCCAGCCGACTGTCCAGTGATGAAGGGGAGATGGACGGAGCCGACGAATCCGAGAAGTTAGACTGTCAGTTCTCCACGCACCACCCCAGACCTCTTGCGGTAGGCCTCCTCCGTCCCTTCCATGCCGTGTGCCCTTCATGCTTCGAAGGCCCCTTGGTGATAGCAACAGAGGCCTGTATTCCTAAGGAAAGGGCTCCAGAGTATAGCCTCATCTGAGAGCTTTCTTTCCTGAAGGTGTAATGGCATGAACATCATGGAATGACATGAAGGGGCTCCCCACTGGCTGTATATAATCCCTTAAGAATGCTTGAGAAATGGTGTTTATATAAGTGCTCTTGGGAGTCAACCTTCTGATCTTGCACATCTAAAATCAGAGCCTCTGGTCCTGGGTTAGCCAGATGCACCCGCTCTAGAAGCTGTCTTAGCAGCAACACAGGTACCCAGCTTTCTTCATTGTCCTGATGTCCCTTTGTCTGACTGTTGTTAGTGTGACCATATGGCAATAGAGCCGGTGGTAGGGACGGTGTTTCACATCACCAGGATTATTTATCGATGAAAGCTGCTTGAGGGAATGACTTTAACAATTGAGATGGTCATTGATGTCGTAAGGGGAAATGAAGGCGTCAGTTGGAAGCCTGTTCACATTTGCCTTATAGTCTTCTAAGAGAGGAGGTGGCCAATGTAACAGCTACAGGGCCCAGTGCTGTGTCCCTGGTAATATGGCCCTCATAGTGGTTTGTTCTGCTGCCAGCCTGAGCCTCAGGATTACCTCTGACGGACCCTAGATCTGAGGAGTTTTGCAAGTGAACTCAGTCCTGCTGGAAGACAAGGTTGGTCCTTCCTCCTCCACACGTGTGCCACTTCCCGTTTCTGGAGGTGACGGTGACCTGTGGCTCACCTGTAACCTGTGACTCTGCCAGTACTGAAGTAGGAGGGACCAGTTGTAATGATTTTGTCTGCAGTTGTAGAAAACCCAGTGCCTCCATACTCACATAGGAACATTTCATTATCCTACATGGCAAGAAGTCCAGAGGTAGTGCACTTACAGCCTTGGTCCAGTCTTACTACGTCCCTACACGTCTTTGCTGCTCACATTTTAATACATTGACTGAGGCTCCTGTGTCACATCAGCACCTGGTGACATTCTaaacagagaggaaggggacACACACAAAAAGGGGTCTTCCAAGATGATACgttttcttcatttacaaagCAAGAGCTTCCCATGAAACCCCGACAGATGCCTCTGTATGTAGTAGAACGCTGCTGTGACATGTCTACTGCTACACAGACAGgtggcagagagaaaaaggagtgtGGCGACTCGGCTGTGCCTCATTCCAAGGTCTGGGAGGAGAGGCATCTTCTCTGTAACCGCTGCACACACGATATcaagaccaaagtgtggctgtGTCAGCGAAGAGAAGCCAGGGCCAAGTAAGGCAGGACACTGCAGAGGACAGGGGCAGCAGGATCTGCCCAAGGCACACAGTGCCAGCTTCCTTAGCTATCTGGCCTCAAATCTAAGTGGTATTGGATATGCTGGTGGCCCAAACCAAAGGGGCCTCCAGTTTCCAAGTCTGAAAGAGATACTGGCCTCTCCCAAAAGGCCAGGATCTGTAGAGCATCAAGAAGTCTGTCCACAGGGCAATCTTTAGGAGATTAGCCACCTTCGCAGGGCATTATAGGCCCTTAACGTCTGCTGACCAAAATGGAAAAACCAcgatttgtttctttgcttgtccTTATTTTCCCCCTCATGAACAACAACTGACAcattaaatcatatatatatatatatatatatatatatacacacacacacacacatacatgtatacatacatacatacacacacatatgtatgtatattaaaacCCTCAAGTGAAAAATATTCAGGCCTTTAAGAAACACTGATTGTGATGTGGGACAACTGGAGGCCGGTAGACAGCAATGCGAGAAGCAACCTCCCAGAAGGCGACATTTGGTGGGTCTAGAGCTCAGGAAAGTCTGTGTCCCTCCCCTGTGTCCTTAGCAATTGGGATGATAAAGGAAGTGATAGTTAAACCAGAAACAGAGGTGGAGACCAGCTTCTGTGCTAAAGAGTTACCATGTACGTTTTCCTCCTTGGTCAGTAAGAAGGTGCTGGAGTAGTTTGTGGTACCAGACTTTGTGGGTAGCAGGGCTTTaacaaagaacaaagggaagACCCTGCAGTTCCTCCTGTGAGTGGTTCCAAAGGCTCCGCCAGGATGCCTTTGCGGACTGGGTGCCAATCCAGCACTGACTCTGGGCTTGCAGCCAGGGAGCTGCTGGAGtcttgggggatggggaaagTGCTGTCTGAATTATAGAGTCATTTGCAGACTTTCCTGAGCTCTAGACCCACCAAATGTCGCCTTCTGGGAGGTTGCTTCTCGCATTGCTGTCTACCGGCCTCCAGTTGTCCCACATCACAATCAGTGTTTCTTAAAGGCCTGAATATTTTTCACTTGAGGGTTTTAAATTCAAtggtttattttaaacatttctgggGAACTTTTtagtccacttttttttttaaaaaagtgggttttttgtttttgtttttcaaaagatgATCTCGCTATGTAGCTTTGTATTCATAATTCTGCTTCAGCTGTCAAAATCCTATTCCCCCCTTTTAGAATTCTTAATCTCTGTGATCCTTatactgaggaggaagagaaccaaGTCCCCACACTTTAAACACTGATAGGCATCACATATGTAATTGTGTATATATAGCAAGTCTAAGGGATCTCTGTTGTGGATTGCCTTGGTGctgtgtttgtattttgatgttaattctgcttcctgaaGAGGGCccctcatatacacacacatatacaaggaGCAATCACATACTCAATGATTCcttgtgaaccttctccccatgtTAACTGGtgaaataaaggctagagcctgtgattggacggTGGGAAGGAAATGTGGGGCTGGAAGttttagagaaggagagaggaaggaggaagaagagacaggcaaCAGATTTCGTACAATGTATAGTAGATGTACCATCAGTATTCACAGTGGGAGGAGCAGTCAAATGAGGCCATAGGCAATGAGACTTACACATTggatatctgtcttagttagggtctcattgctgtgaccctagaccaaggcaacccttataaggacACTTAATTGGGGTTgacttagaggttcagaggttccgtccattatcatcaaggtgggaacgtggcagcatccaggcaggcatggtgcaggaggacctgagagttctacatcttcatctgaaaactcctagaagactggctcccaggcatctaggaggagggtcttcaagcccatgcccacagtgacacacttactcccacaaggccacacctcctaatggtgttAAGCCCTGGACCAAGCATAGACAAACCGTCACAGCATCAAAGGATAGGATCACAGTTTCCAAAGGGGGAAGCAGCAGACAGAGGGGACTGGGTACGTAAGGGCTTAGAGTTGTGATGTGCTCCTGGGCATCTCACGAGAGCAGATGAAGGATGCAGAcgtggcagaggcagacagatctctatgagttcaaggccagcttggtcttcacagtgagttccaggataaccagagctacacagtgagacgctgtctcgggaaaacaaaacaaacacaatcaaacaacaaacaaacaaacaagaagtgttttaggggttggagagatgccagccattaagagcattggctgctctcccagaggaaggacccaggttcaattccaaacacctacatggcagctcacaactgtctgtaacttctcTGAGGTATCTCACGCTCTCACacagattatatataataatatataagataatatatatatatatttctttgaaaaagaaaaggcatgcaGATGCTGTTGGACTGACACAGAACAGCAGTTCACCTGCAGGAAGTTCTGTGGCATCGGATGGGAGGAACCAGCCTGTTACACCCCCAAAATGGAGGCAGGGAAGCCTAAGTTCCTAGAGATGACGGGAGGTGTGATGATCAGGTAGAGCTTCAAAGGCTCCCTGGGTGCAATTGCTCTCTTGTTTTCTATCCTAAAATGCCGGCCCCAGCCCGGAAGTAAAGAGCGTGGCCGTCCATGCCGCAGAAAACTGAACAGCACAATCACCAGCTTGAATGTGAGCTTCTGCTGGGGATCCAGAACTCCAAGTACAACCTCGCAGGAATATTTCTGGCTTCAGTACCAGTcgcttcttttcttttgagtaaAATGGTACCCCAGTGTGTTTTTAtgcaaatgttatttttttctctgtgtggcttaTTAACCTgtaatcaaaattaaaatgtttttttttctcccctcacaGTTCTGCTCATTTGGGAGTCGCCTCATGGGACGAGGATACTATGTGTTTGATAGAAGATGGGATCGATTTCGCTTCGCACTGAACTCCATGGTAGAAAAACACTTGAATTCGCAGATGTGGAAGTAAGTTAGCAATGGTTTCTTTGCGATCTAAGATGAGAGCTGCTTCCCCACTGCCTAAGCCCTGACCTTGTAGACAAGCCCCAGCACTTGGCTTGCCATAGACCAAAATGAGCCTGAAGTCAGGATTCCTGATTGACTCTGAAGTGTCAGCTCTGATTAATAGcattttgggggggttggggatttggctcagtggtagagcgctcgcctaggaagcgcaaggtcctgggttcggtccccagccccggaaaaaaaaaaaaatagcattttggaAACACGGATAATGGGTGGTTTGCTTTGTCTTCCTGGGAGATGGTTGCTGTGTTGGGAATCtgctaaaacaaatgaaaaggatCTTACGGTAAAAAGCAAGTTTATTCCATAGGCTTAtagggcttttcttttttaaaatattcactatTCAGATTGTCTAAAGATGTTAACAATGTACTTCTGTTTGTGATGTGAATGGTTCAGGAACAATGGTAAAATTTCATAATGATTAGACACAAATTTCTAGCTAGTTGCTGTCCTCAATTAAAAACTATGTACAGTGGCCAATAGGGCAGATTCTGAGCAATGTTGTGACGTTGGTTAAGTTTGTCTTTggccctccccatctccctagggccctctcctcacctctccttctctttctcctctaaaGGCCAGCTTATGATCCACTGTTTATTCTCCAACATTTCCCAATGTGCTTACATTTTATAGGGGGTGTACAGAAAGGGGAGAAACCTAGAATGCTCTTGGGAAGGAATAGTAAGCCTGGATCCTCTCAACTGTGACACATAAGAAGCTACATTTTGGCCATTTTGCCAACCCCTGAATGTCCCCATCCCACACTCCTCCTAAGGGAGCTTGAGTGTGTACTCCAGTAAAAGGATGGATCATGTTAGTCTGGGTCTCAATAACAGTTGAGACCCTCAGCCTGCCCAGTGATGCCCAGGAGAGGTCACAGGGCATCCTGAAAAGCAGACGAAACAGAACCTACAGCCTGCTCCTCTCCCCGGGCGGCTCTTTGTACACACAGACCCGGGTCCACATTGTTTCTGTTAAGCACTCACAGGGGACTCAGGACAGATGCTGGTATATTAACTAAGAAAGGGCCACAAGAGAAGCTAATCGTGTCTTCCTATGTGAAGTGACTGCCCTGCTTGTCTGCAGGGCATCATTAATTTCTGTTTGTATGCATTTAGAACCTTAGGAAGTCCTTCTTAGAGATTACCTAGTTCCTGGTTATTGGGTGGACAAGCCCCCTGCATTAACTTTCAAACATGGCAGCCAACCCTGGTGATTCTCCCAGCTCCCTGAACTCCTGTGTTATAGAAGTGTACGTCCCTGGCACGTGGAAGGAATGTGTTGGTCTGTATTTCACTCGCTGGTGCTCTGTCAGCTCAAGCTCCAtattcctttcctcctcaggcACAGAAGCCCGAGCCACCGGGCATCAGGTCCCTCCCCTCTGTTCAGGACTTGCCTAACCAATCTGCTGTCACTGAGCAACATTGGGGCTGCCTGGGTGTCAACTCTGGAGAGCGTAGCACCCCGCTGCCCTCTCAACCTCGCTGCCCAAACTCCAGGCCCTGAAGGGCCCGAACCTGGAGGGATGGCAGCCGATGGGGCCGTGGAAGACATTAGGAAGAAAAGGAACGGCCAagactcttttttctttaacaagCATTTAACTCTGCATCAGGAGACGCCAACACAGTATTCTCTTTCAGCCAGGTCAGCATCTGGATCTCCACGCCAGTTGGCATGGGAGGATGGGAGCTGTCAGGAATTTGATCACATCTCTGGGCTTTTAGATGGGACTTCCTGTAGGCCATGTGCAAGGCCTAAGTCAGGCAGCCCAGCAAAGGTGAAACTCACGACCATAGGGCACCTAGGAAACATGGAAATTGCTTAGCATGGGGGTAAATGTTCTCAGGGACAGCTCTTCTTCCCACTTCTCCTTTACCACTGAGGgttgaagaggagaggaaagatagGTCTAGAAAGGATACCAGAAATAGCAGCCATTCCCGTCTTGGGCAGGGGCCAAGTAAGATTTAGGACTTCAACTCTGCCTGTCTGCACAACTTGAggtatttatattgtttattgagaaaaatataaactGAGACAGTAAGATGTATCTCACCCAAGGTCCTCAACCGAAGCCCCGTCCCCTTGAGTAAATTAACAGTCTGGTACTTATAAATTACCCCTATTACAAGTCATGCTCAAACCTCTACCactgtgtctatctctctgaaCTTAGATGGTAAGAACATAAAccgggggtggggtaggggcacCTGCCATGCCACTGTCCTTACATAAGAAAGACAGCAGGAGAGTTGCTAGTGCCTCCCAGAATGTGCCCTTGCCCGTTCAGGAAAGCCTTATGCAGGGCCAGACAGTTCTAAGGATGTGTGCAGACCTCTGTGGTTTGCCCCTGTGGGAACCCTGCCCAGCATGCACAGTCCCTGACAGTACAGTTGTGTTGCCGCTGAGATCACCTGCTTTTCCATCCacttctccatccatccatctgttcacaCACTCATTCATCCATGGCAGAGAAGTATCGGTGCAGCATCTTGTTTATAGGGCCATCAGGAGCTTTGATGTACCGTGGGCTCGAGAGGAAGGAAATTCTCAGATGTTGTCATGGCTGCCGTGGGGTTGGCACCGCTTTTCTCTTGGATTTGATCTCCTTGGTCTGACAGTTTCAAAGATGTTATGCCTCTGTACTCAAGAAAGCCGATGGGTTCCACCCTAGACATGGAAGCCACAGGCTCCGACAAGTGATCTTCAGAAGGGAATGCTAGGAGAGGGTTTCCCTATCCACCGGAGGTGGCTGGCAGGGGAGAATGGGCTGTGTGATCCCAGGACTGCTCTGTGGGGCACTGGGGATGCCTTCCCCCTGCCATTCGGTCCCCtggccccctccccctgccatcCCAGGCCCCAAGAGTAGCAACAGCTTGGGTCTAAGCCAGAAGATGGAAGTGGGAGTCATTTCCAAGCCAAGTCAAAAGGTTGCTGTGGCTGGGTGTTTTCACATGCTTATAGTCCcacacttagaaggctgaggcaggaagaccacaagTTGGAGACCAAGTATGCAGAAGCCTTAAGGATGGCGCCTTACCTGATGTTGGGATTGGCTCCAAGGACTTTCCCCTCAGGCAGTGCCACCCCCACCCTGATGCCAGTTTTAAGAAAGCCAATCAAGAAAACGGTGGCTTTCCCACCCTCTCCTGTTCCCTTGCTGTTCTGCTCATATCCTGCCCCTAAACTCCCAGTCCCCTCCGGATACACTAGAGGCTGGGACCCTCACCTTTTCCCAGCCCAGGAACAGGGAGACTTATGGAAGGGCAGCCTCATGCCAACCTCCTCCTGAAGTAGaactagaaagagaaggaaaaaaatacaagttgCCCTAAGTATGGGCAGCATGATGTTATCGTTTTCCAAGCTCCTGACTTTCCATGGACACCACAATCCAGTTGCCATGGGCTGAAATGGAAGGGCCTCTCTCTCTGGAGTAGCCAGAGGCATTGGGTACCAATGGCAAGGGGATGCTAACAAGTGGGGAAAAGGCCTTTTCTAAAATGGGTCCAGCCAAAAGCAGAGTGGAGGAAACGGGAATGAAAGAGGTTGCAGTAGGCAGAGGGGGAACATGTCCAGGTGGTCAAGgcctcttttcctcctcaacttTTAGCACTGCCAAAGGCGTGTGAGGCGGAAGGAGACTGTTCAGGATAGGTACAGTCTTGACAGCATTTGCGTTTTACTCACGAACCCAAAGGAGCCAGTCTCTGGTAGCTGAGTGTGGAGAACAGGCTCTGAAAGTGTTAATTAAGCTAGATGCTCATGTTGCTTTCGTGGTCAGCGTAGGGAAGGACCATCCTTCAGATCATCATCCTCCAAGGCTTCATTCTCCATAGTCTGGTCCTGCTGGGTGTCCTCTGTAGCCCTGCCGATCAAAGCTCACCCGGGCCTCCCAGGCGATGCCAACCCGATGTCTCACTGTTTCTCTTTGGCTCTTCTCTCGTGTTTAGGAAGATCCCTCCTGCGGCAGATAGCCCCATGCCCTCGCCAGCAGCCCACATCACCACCCCCGTTCCAGCATCCGTTTTGCAGCCTTTCAGCAACCCCAGTGCTGTGTATCTTCCTTCAGCTCCCATCAGCTCGAGACTCACCTCTTCTTACATAATGACATCAGCCATGCTCTCAGACGCAGCTTTTGTGGCATCGCCGGACCCACGCGTCCTCATGTCCCACACCACAGCTTTCCCCCATGTGGCTGCAACCCTGAGCATCATGGACTCAACCTTCAAGGCCCCATCCGCCGTGTCCCCGATACCAGCTGTCATTCCTTCCCCATCCCACAAGccatccaaaaccaaaaccagcaaaTCCTCAAAAGTGAAAGACCTGTCCGCTCGTAGCGACGAATCTCCAAGTAACAAAAAGAGGAAGCCGCagtcctctacttcctcctcctcctccttatccttGCAGGCTTCCCTCTCGTCTCCATTGTCAGGGCCCCACAAAAAGAACTGCGTTCTGAATGCCAGTTCCGCTTTGAACTCCTATCAGGCAGCCCCTCCCTATAACAGTCTGTCTGTGCACAACTCAAATAACGGGGTAAGCCCACTCAGTGCCAAGCTGGAGCCCTCAGGACGGACCTCACTGCCCAGCGGCCCCATGGACATAGTGAGACAGGTGGGCGCTGTGGGTGGCAGCAGTGGCTCCTGTCCCCTCTCCGTGCCCTCCCTTGCACTCCATGCAGGGGACCTCTCTCTGGCCTCACACAATGCTGtgtcttctctgcccctctcttttgacaaatcagaaggaaaaaagcGTAAGAATTCAAGTCCTAGTAGCAAAGCCTGTAAGATCACTAAAATGCCTGGTATGAATAGCGTTCACAAAAAGAACCCACCCAGCCTTCTTGCACCGGTGCCCGATCCCGTTAACAGCGCCACCTCTCGGCAGGTAAGGGAGCTCCTGGCACTGCCTTCATCGGctctggggggcagggggagctgGGCAGCGCCCTTGCTTGGCCAGGTGGCTCAGACAGGCAACACAAGCATGTCTCCTTTTTCCGGGTTCCCCGTAGGCTCCGAGAGTTCTTGGTAGGACTTTGCTAATCTCTATGCCAAGCACTTTACACTCATCACTTCCTTTAGTCCTCACAACAACCCAGGACAAAATGGCCAGGGGTACAAAATGGCCGTCACTTAACAGATGGGTAAACCGAGGCACAAAGAGTCTCTGAGTTCCCCCATTCCTTTTGAATGTTTCATACCTTGAGGTTTTATACGAGATCTATTTCATTAAAGAGTTGTGTTGCTAAGAAGTTTGCTCTGATCTGTTGGAATCCCCTTGGGATGAGCCCGAGACCCAGGCTGGTTAAATGATGCCAGGTACCACCTGGAGTGGCAGCCGGAGCAGCCAGCTCCCAGGTGATTGTCCTCACCTCATCAAGCTGCCCTCCCTTCCTAACACATGACATAGCTTGTCCCTCCCTAATGCAAAACTGCACCTTGCACCCAGTGGCAAAGGAGTGCTCAGTGCCAGCTTACCCACAAAAGCGTGAACTGCAAGGAAGCTGGGAGGTGCGAATGGCCCAAGAATAGCTATATCTTTCCTTGGACTTTGCTCCAGTTACCAATCCAGGCTATCTCC
It contains:
- the Atxn7l1 gene encoding ataxin-7-like protein 1 isoform X4 codes for the protein MTSERSRIPCLSAAAAEGTGKKQQEGTAMATLHRKVPSPEAFLGKPWSSWIDAAKLHCSDNVDLEEAGKEGGKSREVMRLNKEDMHLFGHYPAHDDFYLVVCSACNQVVKPQVFQSHCERRHSSMCRPSPSPAASPASNPRTSLAQAKTKACVSGHNAVSSTSKPFKTPKDNLLTSSSTQHTVFSAKGPRDKPCVPVPVVSLEKIPNLVKADGANVKMNSTTTTAATSSSSSAVSTPPLIKPTLMSKSVPPSPEKTLNGKGTLSATIDKKHPNGTKNSNKPYRRLSEREFDPNKHCGVLDPETKKPCTRSLTCKTHSLSHRRAVPGRKKQFDLLLAEHKAKSREKEVKEHLLTSAREILPNPPGPVPDALQGSSGSTVAEPKVASPPKSRPLNSVLPRPSSANSISSSASSNHSGYTPEPPLPPAGGDLASRLSSDEGEMDGADESEKLDCQFSTHHPRPLAFCSFGSRLMGRGYYVFDRRWDRFRFALNSMVEKHLNSQMWKKIPPAADSPMPSPAAHITTPVPASVLQPFSNPSAVYLPSAPISSRLTSSYIMTSAMLSDAAFVASPDPRVLMSHTTAFPHVAATLSIMDSTFKAPSAVSPIPAVIPSPSHKPSKTKTSKSSKVKDLSARSDESPSNKKRKPQSSTSSSSSLSLQASLSSPLSGPHKKNCVLNASSALNSYQAAPPYNSLSVHNSNNGVSPLSAKLEPSGRTSLPSGPMDIVRQVGAVGGSSGSCPLSVPSLALHAGDLSLASHNAVSSLPLSFDKSEGKKRKNSSPSSKACKITKMPGMNSVHKKNPPSLLAPVPDPVNSATSRQVRELLALPSSALGGRGSWAAPLLGQVAQTGNTSMSPFSGFPVGSESSW
- the Atxn7l1 gene encoding ataxin-7-like protein 1 isoform X3, with the protein product MTSERSRIPCLSAAAAEGTGKKQQEGTAMATLHRKVPSPEAFLGKPWSSWIDAAKLHCSDNVDLEEAGKEGGKSREVMRLNKEDMHLFGHYPAHDDFYLVVCSACNQVVKPQVFQSHCERRHSSMCRPSPSPAASPASNPRTSLAQAKTKACVSGHNAVSSTSKPFKTPKDNLLTSSSTQHTVFSAKGPRDKPCVPVPVVSLEKIPNLVKADGANVKMNSTTTTAATSSSSSAVSTPPLIKPTLMSKSVPPSPEKTLNGKGTLSATIDKKHPNGTKNSNKPYRRLSEREFDPNKHCGVLDPETKKPCTRSLTCKTHSLSHRRAVPGRKKQFDLLLAEHKAKSREKEVKEHLLTSAREILPNPPGPVPDALQGSSGSTVAEPKVASPPKSRPLNSVLPRPSSANSISSSASSNHSGYTPEPPLPPAGGDLASRLSSDEGEMDGADESEKLDCQFSTHHPRPLAFCSFGSRLMGRGYYVFDRRWDRFRFALNSMVEKHLNSQMWKHRSPSHRASGPSPLFRTCLTNLLSLSNIGAAWVSTLESVAPRCPLNLAAQTPGPEGPEPGGMAADGAVEDIRKKRNGQDSFFFNKHLTLHQETPTQYSLSARKIPPAADSPMPSPAAHITTPVPASVLQPFSNPSAVYLPSAPISSRLTSSYIMTSAMLSDAAFVASPDPRVLMSHTTAFPHVAATLSIMDSTFKAPSAVSPIPAVIPSPSHKPSKTKTSKSSKVKDLSARSDESPSNKKRKPQSSTSSSSSLSLQASLSSPLSGPHKKNCVLNASSALNSYQAAPPYNSLSVHNSNNGVSPLSAKLEPSGRTSLPSGPMDIVRQVGAVGGSSGSCPLSVPSLALHAGDLSLASHNAVSSLPLSFDKSEGKKRKNSSPSSKACKITKMPGMNSVHKKNPPSLLAPVPDPVNSATSRQVGKNSSLALSQSSPSSISSPGHSRKNTSRMGRIRTLP